The following is a genomic window from Bactrocera dorsalis isolate Fly_Bdor unplaced genomic scaffold, ASM2337382v1 BdCtg081, whole genome shotgun sequence.
TTAAAACGTGGTTTCTTCTTCGCTGGTGCTCCATCTGCACcgtcattttgtttttgctgctgagCATTCATGGGTTTTTTATTACCTTGTGGGATGTTCTTTTGAGCTCTCTGTGGCAACGGAGCAGCACCATTGACTCCTTCAGCTTTTATACCACCATCCATGTTGTCTACAATATATTTTCACCttacacacaagcacacaatTTTCTCAGTTATGTATCCTATAGAtttctttcattaattaaaCCAGAGATCCGAAATTAGAAGCACATCCGCACAGCTCGAACACCGGAAAAAGAATGAGGAAAATCTGAGACAAGAACTCATGAAAATGGCGTTTGCAATGCATGGTTGTATTTTGGGACAGAGTTGCATTTTGTACTAAAATAGTGGTACAAGAAATCGAAACAGTATTTAGTTCTAAAACATAATAAGGGATATACACAGGCAATAAAAacattgagaaaattttatgaattattaGTTTACTGTACTAAAAAAAGTCTTAATTTATTGTGGTAGAACTGGAATTCACTTCGACTCGGTTTTAGAACAGCATCTTTTGAATTCGgcgttaaaatgggtatggcgAGATGAGAAGAACttaattctttaaaatatttaaataatttggagAACATCCTCTTATCCGCCTATACCCATTTTAATCCCGAATTCGGAGAAGGCCTTCCTAAAATTTCCGTCCTTGGtatcaatttaaattaattcgttCTTTCAGATCTTTCAATCTGCGAAGTAGACGACAGCCACCTTGAACCTAACCATTCAAAACAGTGATTAGATAACTGGATAACCTggataacaaaaacaacggtTCCAGGAAATGGAATGTGGGCCGCTCATACAGTCTATTAAAATGACTGCTGTAGAAACTATGTAGTAATCATTTATGTTAATGCAAGACTTTGTATAAGAAAAGAATTCCACCGGTCAAATGTTTCGTTGACGACGTCTCGGAggttgcacatacatacttatgtaactTCGACTCACTCTATTTAcctacaacaagaacaaaaatgtcatcaagaaaatttataattaaggatttttttccatatttgcCTACCAAAAATGTTGGCCCATTTTCCTAATAGGTgctttaaacatacatacatacatacataagtatgtaaattagTATTCATATTATCAGCATTAAGCACCATTTGTAACCTTTAGGTATCAAATAATGAATTCTAAGAAACTTTAGAAAAATGCATAAAGCTGGCACTGCGCTTTgagctttttatttaaaattgcaaacaaaaagtTTCTGAAACTGAGTTGCTATTGGAACATTGGTATCACAAGAAAGATTTTAAGCAATAGTGGTGTTTAAAAGGGTATACCATACTCGTATATTAATGTAAGTCTATGTAGACATGTACAAGACAATAAGAGATTGATTAAGTTACTGTTTCTCGCAgacaattaataattataattagaaaaactTGAATCAGGGAAATCTGcttgaattaaatattattcaattatcGATGTAGCGGAGGGCTTATGTTAACCTTTTAGAATGAGTATAGattattaacaaatttgtatgtatgtatgtatgtgtaccgGCGCTGTTACTTTtatcaaattaaagaaaaacgttaacttcggctacaccgaagcttaatacccttcacaggtacatATTCTATAACAAAACAAGgtatttaaagatatttatctatattttaatggacaagtttgtatggcagctatgcaatagtgatccgatataaaaaatttaatcggAGGTTGCGGCGCTGGCTTGAATAATCATTTTTTCtaatcaaaaagttttccatataaggactacATTTGtatctatatgctatagtcgtcccaTACCATCGGTTCCGTCAAATGAAcaacttcttggggagaaaaggtcATGGTCCAAATTTTAgtacgatatctcaaaaactgagagactaattAGCTTATATAcagttcgttgttgttgttatatcaacaggaaacattcctgaagtaatttggaCGGGTAAAAATCCGGGCCAGTTCGTCACTCAGAtcagttatgtatatatgtatatactttatgggGTCTCCGGCCCTGAACAAGGTATAAAGATACAGTAGTGAATCGAATAAACGTCCGAGACCAATAAGAAGATTATTTTTCGCTACTAATAAAATTGCGGGCTTTTTAGCTTTCCTAGTGATTTTCTACCTAATTTAAGCTTCATCAACCAAATTTTTGTAAACTCCAAATTAAGAAtgcttaatataaaatattttgcgatatctttatatttacatacaaaaagatatagtaaatataattttttttttcagattttggTGATAAACAACTCGTATGAGTTTGAACAATATCATACAGAAGATAAACAATAAGAGGAATATAGATTAAAAATGAAGATAAGTGCAGCGCTCATACTGTCACTCAGTATAATTTCCATAAGATATCATTGCACAATGAGCAGTAGCTGGGAACGCATTCGTCTTCGTGTCGAGACCAAAGAGGtgcatatttgaaataattaatctTATTGATTcctaaacttaaaattttcttatgtaTGCTTTATAGGGTTTCGAGCCGGTTAGCAATAATAGCGTAAGCGCTGACGTGCGCACTATATCCGCCCATATATTGGACACCACAGTGGGTCAGGCGGCAGCAAATGTCAACATTACCGTTTACCGTCTAGAGGGCGAAAATAATTGGCAGAAACTAAGTGAAGCAACCACCAATCAAGATGGTCGTGTGAACCAATTAGTGCCCGCAACGGGCTACAAATCCGGCATCTATAAGTTACATTTCGACGTGAAACCATATCATACTGAACGTGGCATTAGCAGTTTTTATCCCTTTATTGAAATAGTAGTGCTCTGTGAACAGGGTCAGCATTATCATATTCCATTACTATTGAATCCTTTTGGCTATACGACTTACAGAGGTACTTGAATGAATGTGATATTAAATAAATGgaagaattttttaagaaaccTGTAATTTTCGCTATTTTAATCAATCTTAAATATTTAGGATAtaccatatattttatatatacattgctAAGTACACGATCACAAACTTATGAACGCAAAACAGGTCATCATCAGCAAACATTTTGTGTTGTTTAAGATTACGTTATCTGTTGTCGTGTGTCTGATCAGTGTGTCTGCTTGCTTCTCAGAGATAGACGAATAATTTATActaacaagaaaatattttatatttttacagacaagcaatgtaaaaaaatagaaagcGTTAACTTCGCCTACACCGAAGATATAAACCCCTTCACAGGcgaattttttatagcataaaataatataaaaagagCTCTATCGCcactttgatcggtcagtttttatggcagagATATGCTtaagtggtccgatctgaacaatgtgTTCGAAGATATAGCTTATATACTAATCtatgacaaatttcgtgaagatatcttgtcaaataaaaacaattttcatataaggacttgagttcTTCACGCTGAGTATTCATCTATATACTTTAAAGGGTCTCCACCGTTTCCCTATGGATGTTGCAAAATTAATATACCCTCTGCGGAGTATAAAAACTGACTTAAATACTCGGAGCAAACCTCCGAATGAAGAAATTAAGGCTAACTGTTTAAGAAGATGCAATTTTGTGTTAACTGTAAAGTAAACATGGTCTTACCTAATCTCTTTCTGGCAGAATGCACTGCTGTTGCTTGGGAGTCCTatacaatattttgagactttaATCGCTATAGCGGATATAAGGCATTTATAAAtggttttcagaaaaaaatttgttcaataaaAGATCTAAGCCGTACGAAGGATACTGCAAATAGGTTGTATTTACGAGAATTATAGGAAGAAAAGGACATAGCTGGTGATGAGATGTTGCTTGTAGAAAAAAGCTGTAAAAAATTAggttattttcataataaatatttcagttttGTATAATATGAACACTCAccacttacatttttttaaatattttttagcgttAAAGTAACATTTGTAAAAATCTTGATTTTCGTATTTCATTTGCTTTCtgctttattttgttataaGCAATAAtgataaatttctttaatatttaaaattcctaatagttaatacatacatacattcaattgTGTTCAATATAGTGGGAGGGAGGGACAAAGTTAATTTAAACATAaccatttttctttaaatattcccttacaaataatcaaatattgtaaatttcacatttattaGTAAGTAAAAGCACGCAGCTTCTAGTtgcttgttttgttttaaacaatTACACGATCAATGTGTTTGTCAAtattgtgtgtttgtatatatataatttttggtttatgattttactatttttcatttcgattacaattttatatgtttgcttttaatttattactttcgctataacttgttttttttctgcGTTTTTCCCTTTTGTAGTAATAGACTcgtaacaacaaataataaaagtgaatattttgtaCTGAATTAGAAAACAatgtagaaaacaaaaaaaaaattcaatttattatttagtgcaagtttttgaaattttccaataatttttttttgtttagttcaTTTAACGTTGTCTCTAAAATAGTTCAGCATTTAGCTgcaatcattaatttttaaaggtacacatatacatataaagtcaAGTGTCTTAattcaataaattgaaattacataaataatgtaatttataaactaaacttttgttgcaaaaacacttctCACCGCATTTACTTTTTAcgatttctcttttttttttcaataattatgcGAAAAGTtagattaatttaaaataaattcttatgtaaaattgtattttgagaattactataaaatacatatacaatggtCAAACATGTACATACTTGAACACTGtagttaaaaagtaaaaaaaataaaaattaaaaaaaaaaagtcaacgaatacaatttcaaaaaataatacaagcaCGCGGCGTTAAGCAATATAATCCACACATGTCTAGGCACGATAGCAACAAAGTTGCCGACAGTCTGGCAGCACAGTCTCTCTCGCGTTCGTCACTGTCCGTAGTGTGATGTAGTAGCACAACATTCGCTGCTAAACTTACATACGATCAGATTTAACAGCATTTAATGTAGTTAGATGTGTCTCTTATAGAAATAATGatcattaaaattcaatttctgctacgaaataaaattaaatgatgcACTATATAGGCTTTAGCTCttgtttattaatttgcaaCGCTGGCTGCAATATTTTTGTTCGCTGTCATCAATATGTGCGACATGCTGCTGCTCTCGGCCGCTGCAACGGCCACGGTAGCGCTTGCAGtcgctgctgccgctgctgcatTCTgtctttgttgctgctgctgttgtagcGCGTCTGCTGCAGCGGCTGTTATGGGTATTGGCGCCATCATCCGTGTACTTGAGGCAGGTGTATTTGCAGTGACAACAGCGATGCCGTGTACTGCAATTGGCTGATGCAAGTTAGTCAATGCTCCAttagttgttgtagttgctgcgGCTACATTATGTCGCTGTTTGGGTTGTTGATGCagccgctgctgctgttgttgttgttgaaacacTGTAGCCGTTATGGTGCTGGACGCaggtgtagttgttgttgttgttgtgactgcCGTTGCATTGGAGACTGCAGACATCGCCAATTTGGGCGAACTAGTTGAGGCTCCTCCAGTCGTCCAGGCAGCAGTAGCCGTTGTGCTGGTAGTTGTGGCTGTATaatttggcatatttgttgCTATGATTGCGTTGCTCTGTTGCTGCGTGGAAATTGAGGAATAATTTAACTATTAACGATATTTATACACATGTAGTTAATAATTTGATTATTACAAGGGGTTTCTGACTTTGCGATCACGGAActattttattccaaaataaGGAATgcacttgtatgtgtgtttgtattggatcagatatttttacaattgattatttaataaacgaaagagtattgaatttaattaaatttgactcggactggttCACATAAAATTTGCTTTGCTAAATGAGTACCACCTTTTTGGTTCGTGACAGTTTCATCTCCTTTTAGTGAAGGTCGTAAcgtcatcgaaaacttgtcaTTTGAGTCGTCAATTCACATCttttaatgacgataacatcgaaacaattaaagaaaccGTGCTTCAAAAATCGTCTCTCGTACGACATCGAGTATAGGTCGCAAAATATATGCTTGAAAACGTAGTTACCCAACATTCATCAAATGCATTATTACTGATGAGAagacgtgggtttatgaatatgaagttaaaactgtccaacaatctagtGAATGGAGATCCAAAAATGAGACGAAAAAACCAAATTCGTTGAAAGAATTGGAAGCCATTCCAGCCGACTCTAATAACAAGTGTATGGGAATCAAGTGATGACaaagttttgtaataaaatacgtAAAAATGTAGATTTTTTCTGTCCGGGTCAAAATTGATcagattcaaaaatataatattgataatattaataatttaaataatctataaaaatattattataaacaagaaaaaagcgaatatacccttcacaggtgtatttcttttagtaactatgtttCCAGTTTGTATAgaagctatatgatatagttaaccgatctgaacaatttcttcggagattacattgttgctttagaaaataatctataccaaatttcgtgaatatatcttgtcaaatgcaaaagttttccataccagcactagattccgatctttcagtttatatagcagctgtatgctatagtagccgatctgaacaatttgttcgtaTATTACGtttttatcttagaaaataacctgtgccaacttttgtgaagatacattgacaaatgtgaaagttttccatacaagaacttgattccgatcgttcagtttatatggtagctacatatatgttatagtggtccgatatcggcagttccgacaaatgagcaacttc
Proteins encoded in this region:
- the LOC105227488 gene encoding 5-hydroxyisourate hydrolase codes for the protein MKISAALILSLSIISIRYHCTMSSSWERIRLRVETKEGFEPVSNNSVSADVRTISAHILDTTVGQAAANVNITVYRLEGENNWQKLSEATTNQDGRVNQLVPATGYKSGIYKLHFDVKPYHTERGISSFYPFIEIVVLCEQGQHYHIPLLLNPFGYTTYRGT